DNA sequence from the Methanolobus psychrophilus R15 genome:
GTCCATCTCAGAACCAAAAGCACGCGAGAGACCCAATGTTCCGGCAAAGACAAAAGCTATCCAGAGTATTCCCGGAGCTAGATTTTCAATGATATCGGGCTGGCTCAGCAACTCCCCCAAAGCTATGCTGAATATAACTATCACAAGCAGGGAGAATATGAACATGGAATTGAGCATTTGCTTGGTCCTGAACTCCGACCTGAGGTCCTTTGCTGCGATGTGGATGCTTTTTATCATTTGCTCCTGTCCCCTTCACTATAAGCTGGAAATTCCCTCAGCGTCCGTATCCCCGCACACAAGTGACCTATAGATGCTATTGAAGTTCTCTGCGCATGCAAAATCCACTCGCATGGAATCGTGAACGATTTTCCCGCAATCCATAATGATAGCACGGTCACATAGCTGCAATGCCCTTTCGATGTTATGGGACACCATAACCTTTGTAACCATGTTTGTATCCAGTGAACTCAAGGCATTTTCGAATGTTTCCGCAGCCCTCTGGTCAAGTCCGGTGTACGGTTCATCCATGAGCAATATGGAAGGCTGATGTACAAGTGCCCTTGCAATGGATAAGCGCTGTTTCATTCCCCTGGAGAAGGAGCCCACCCTGTCATCTCCACGTTTCAGCAGACTTACCTGAATCAGCAGTTCCTCGATGCGTTCATCAAGGGTGATTTTTCCCAGACCATACATTTTTCCAAAGAATCGAAGATTTTCCCTTGCTGTCAGTTCGTCATACAGATAGGTCTCATGTGACACCACCCCTATCATCTGTCTTGCAGCCGCAGGATCCTTTTTGATATCAATGCCGTTCATTATAACAGTACCCTTTGTCGGCGTGATAACGGTTGAAAGCACCTTCAGGAGAGTAGTCTTGCCAGCTCCGTTAGGGCCAAAAATACTCACAAACTGACCCTTTTCAACCTGAAGGTCGATATTCTTTAGTGCCACGCGGTTCCCAAAACTCTTCCGTACACCGCTGGCTGATATGATTGGATCCATTGGGAGTATATTGACTATAGTATAAATTAACGTTTTGTTGCAGCAAGGCTTCGAGCAGGAGAACTTCTCCAGCAGAGTCATACCCTTTGAAAGAAATTTGCTATCATAGAAGGTTACTAAAAAAATCACTCAAGTGCCATAAGAAATTATCATCTGAACTCTACTAAAACATATTGAAATTATAACAGCATCGAATTATTTGATAATAAAAGAATATCATCTCGTACATTTAATTTAAGCCTCAGTTGAAATAAAGACTCACCTTACAAATAACATCTCACCAGATATTAAATACAGTTTAGGTTAAATACGGAAAATTGCTTATTAGGTATTGCGGGTCGTGGGGAAAATGAACCGCAACACGGGAGTGGATCAGTTGAGAGATGTTGGGGAACATCTCGGATTCGTTAGGAGAGAGGCGCCTTAAAGCGTGGTGGTTTCCAGGCGCCTCCTTCTATCCAACCTAAT
Encoded proteins:
- a CDS encoding ABC heme exporter, ATPase subunit, producing MALKNIDLQVEKGQFVSIFGPNGAGKTTLLKVLSTVITPTKGTVIMNGIDIKKDPAAARQMIGVVSHETYLYDELTARENLRFFGKMYGLGKITLDERIEELLIQVSLLKRGDDRVGSFSRGMKQRLSIARALVHQPSILLMDEPYTGLDQRAAETFENALSSLDTNMVTKVMVSHNIERALQLCDRAIIMDCGKIVHDSMRVDFACAENFNSIYRSLVCGDTDAEGISSL